The genomic segment TCGAATCGGGCAAGCAGGCCATGACCCGGGTGCTGGCCGAAGAAGTGTCCTTCTCCGCCGTGGTCTGTGCCAGCGATGCGGTGGCGGTGGGCGCATTTGAAATCCTGCGCCGGCAGGGCTACCGGGTGCCGGATGATGTGTCCTTGGTTGGGTTCGGCGATGGATTGCTGGCGGCCAACCTGGCTTCACCGCTGACGACGATCCGTCATCCCCAGGTGGATCTGGGCCGGACGGCGTTCAACCTCTGGCTCGGGGCCAAGACGCGGGGTGAGACGCTGAAGGGGAAAGTGTTGCCGGTGGAATTGATTGTGCGCGAGAGCAGCAGCGCACCGAAAGTCCCTCTGGCTGCACGGGTCAAAGAATAGGTCCCACGCTGAACCCGGTCCAAAACTGCGGATCGGCAACCGGGGAATCGATGGGGGCTTGATCCGGCGCTGAAGCCGCACTCAGCGGAAAACTAAAAGCTAATTGAAGGCTAAGGCTTAAGGGAGCAAGATACGCCCAAGGAGAAGGACGATCAGCGGGTCGGCAAGTATAAAGAGCAAGTATAAAGAAAAGGCAAGCCGTTCAGAAAGGCCACGCTCCACCTGCCGCCCGAATAAAGAAGGAAACCGGCCTTATTTGGTTTCGCGGTGGACGGTGTGCTTCTTGAGGAAGGGGTTGTACTTCTTCTTTTCCACCTTTTCCGTCATCTGCTTCTTGTTCCGGGTGGTGAAGTATCGGGAGGCGGGCACGCCCGCGGCTTTGGCCTCGGTGCATTCCAGGATCACTTTGTCGCGCATAGGGCCGGAAAGTAAAGCGGGCCGGGGGCGGCGCGTCAACCCTGTTTGCATTCGTCCGCGCAAGCTGGTATCAAGGAGGGATGCAGTGCACGTTTTGCAAAAACAGCGAGGCCACCTGCCACCTGACCAAGGTGGTGAACGGCAAAGCCATCGAGGTCCATGTCTGTGAGTCCTGCATCCCGGAAATCCACCAGGCCGACCTGATCGATTTCGATGTCTGGGAGGCCGTTTCCAAACTGGCCGCATCCAAGGGAATGCCCGACCCGGCCAAGATGCTCGAACCCGCGGAGGAAGAGGAAATTTCCGCCAAATCCCTGCTCATGGCCGGAAGCTCCCGCGGCCAGGCCTGCACGGTTTGCGGTTTCAGCAGCGAGGACCTCCGCAAGACCGGACGCCTGGGTTGTCCGAATTGTTATGCCGTTTTCGCCGAGATGCTGGGCGATGTGCTCAACGACTGCCAGAAGGGGTTGCAGCACTCCGGCAAGGTCCCCGCGGCCCAGGTGGGGTTGCGCAAGAAAAACCTCGCCGATCTGCTCAAGAAAGCCGTCGATGACGAACGATTCGAGGAAGCCGCGCTGCTGCGCGACCAATTGAAAGTCCTCGAAGAGCAGGCCTGATGCCGTTGTACCAATACGAATTGGTCGAGGGGTCCTGCAAGATCTGCAAGGGTTCCTTTGAATTGCGCCGCCCGCTGGATGCCCCCGAGCTGCTGGCCTGCCCCCTCTGCCGCAAAGCCGTGCGCAAATGTCCCGGACAGATTTACACGCCCAAGGTCCTGCGCAAACCCTCCACCAGCGAGGCCAAGTCGGCCGGATTCAAGGTTTACAAGAAAGTGGACCGCGGCACGTACGAACGGCAATAGGCCGGACTGCGCTCATCATTCCTCGAACTGGCCGTACGCCCGGTAGCGCTCGTAGCGCTTGTCGAGGAGTTGCTTGGGCGAAAGTTTTTTGAGCACGGCCAGGTGTTTTACCAAGGTGGCCTTGAGCGCGTTGGACGTGGCTTCCCAATCGCGGTGGGCCCCTCCCTCGGGTTCGGGAACGACCTCGTCCACCAATCCCATTTCCAGCAGATCGGCGGCGGAGAGCTTGAGCGCGGAGGCGGCCTGGGGCGCATAGGCCCGGTCCTTCCACAGGATGCTGGCGCAGCCCTCGGGGGAAATGACGGAGTAGTAGGCGTTCTCCAGGATCACCACCCGGTCGGCCACCCCGATGCCGAGGGCCCCGCCGCTGCCGCCTTCACCGATGACGGCGGCCACGATCGGGACCTCGAAGGTGAACATGTCGCGGATGTTGACCGCGATGGCCTCGGCCACATGGCGTTCCTCCGAGGCGACGCCGGGGTAGGCGCCGGGGGTGTCGATAAGGCAGACAATGGGGAGATGGAATTTGTGCGCCAGTTGCATCAGGCGGAGGGCCTTGCGGTAGCCTTCCGGGTGGGCGCAGCCGAAATTGCGCATGAGGTTTTCCCGGGTGTCGCGGCCTTTTTGTTGCGCAATGACCACGACTTTTTCCCCATCGAGGGTGGCCAGCCCGCCGACGAGCGCCCGGTCATCGCCGTAGCGGCGGTCGCCGTGGAGTTCGACGAATTCCGAGCACATGTAGGCGAGGTGGTCGAGGGCGAAGGGGCGCTGGGGATGGCGGACGATCTGCACCCGCTGCCAAGGGGTGAGGTTGGTGTAGACGTCGCGGCGGGTTTGGTCGAGTTTGCGGGTGAGGCGTTCCACATCGGCCCCGAAATCCATGCGGTGTTCGTGGGTGTGGCTCTTGATTTCCTCCAGCATTTTCTCGAGTTCCACGATGGGCTTCTCGAATTCCAGTGGAGTGATTTTTTTGACGACTTGGGACATGGTCTTGAATGTGTCATTGTCATGTCGGCCCGCCGGAGCGGCAAGCCAATTCAGCGCCCGGCTTAAATCCGCCTGCGGCAGCTCTTCCAGGCCTGCCCGGCCGGAATTCACGTATTGATACGCGGGGGCGGAGCGGCAAAGATGCGCGGGTGAAGCGTTTTCTAACCGGGACCATGGCGGCCCTGCTGGCTCTTTTCCTCTGGAGTAATCTGGTCACCTATCCCGTTTGGCTGGCTTTGGATGCCATGGGTCACGGGGATGTTTCGTTCCGGAGGGTCTTCAGCCGCGTGTTGATGGTCGGGGCATTTCTGCTCCTGATACCCCTTTGGCGCTATTGGAAGATCCGCGGTTGGACCGCGCTGGGGTTCCAGTGGAAACCGGGGACCCTGCGCACGGCCTTGTGGTCTTTCCTGCTCGGCCTGGCCTTGGTCGGTGCACTGGCCCTCTGGTCGGCGGCCTGGGGGCACCGGGTCTGGCATCCGGAACTGCATGTTGCCAAATCCCTGGGCCACCTCTTTTCGGCCGTTTCCATCGGGTTCTTTGAGGAAACGATTTTCCGCGGAATTTTTTTCCTCGCGGTGCTTTCTTTCACTCCCGGGCGAATGCTTCCCTGGGTCGCCGTCGCCGGATCGCTGGTCTTCGCGGCCATGCACTTCTTCATCGATGTGCGCCCGCCCGGCGGAACTCCGGACTGGTGGACGGTGTGGGAGATGTGGCGGCACTGGGCGGCGAGTCTGGCCGACCCGGAATCGGTGTGTCGTCGCGGCCTGGGTCTTTTCCTGGCCGGGTTGGTCCTGTGTGCCACGGCCTGGCGGGCCGGGCACCTCTGGGCGGCGGTGGGCCTGCACGCCGGTTGGGTCTTTGCCATCAAGAGCGTCCATGGGTTGAGCGACCACCGGGGAGGGGACACCCTGTGGTTTACGAGTGATCTACTAGGTGGGTTGTGGGCCGCGGTGTTCCTGGCGGTGTTCCTGGCCCTGCAACTTTCCCCCCTGGCACGCAGACGGTGAAAGATTGGCTGGAAGGACTGATCGGGCTGGTCTACCCGGCCCTGCCGGTGGAGGGGGAACCCCGGCCCGTTGAGGAACCGTTCTGCCAGCGCTGCGGGGAGCCCTTCCCGATGACCCCGACCGGGGCATTTGATTGTACCAACTGCCGCGGGCAGACCTGGGCCATCTCGCGCGCCCGCGCGGGCTATCTCTCCGAGGGACCGGTGCGCGAGGCGGTTCACGGTTTCAAGTACCGGGGCGAATTCCACCGGCTGCGGCAACTGGCCGGTTGGATGGAGGAGGGTTACCGGCGCTTTTATGCCGATGAAGCGGGTGGATGGGATGGCCTGGTGCCCGTGCCCCTCCACCCTGAACGCGAACGGGAGCGGGAATTCAACCAGGCCCACGAATTGGCCCGTCAACTGGGGAGGCGCACGGGACTGCCGGTTTTTCCGGGCCTTGGAGCGCATCAAGGTCACCTCGAACCAGGCCCGGCTCAGGCGCAGTGAACGCTTGAAAAACCTGCGGGGGGCGTTTCGGCTCAAGAGCGGGTTTGACGCCCGGGGAAGGCGGCTGCTACTTTTGGACGATGTCTTGACGACCGGTGCCACGGTCAACGCCTGTGCCCGTGTCCTGGTGGATGCGGGGGCGGCACACGTGGCGGCCCTCACGGTGGCCCGAGGCTGATACAAAGCAAAAGCAGACGACCCACTATGGCCATTTTTGACAAGCCCGCCTACGGAACCAACCGCCCACCGGTCCGGACCAAAAAGAAAGAAATCCCCCAGGGTCTCTGGACCAAGTGCCCCAGTTGCGGCGAGGTCCTGTTCAACAAGGAACTGGAGGACAACCTCATGGTTTGTCCCAAGTGCGAGCACCACATGACCCTCTCGGCCCGGGCCCGCCTGCTCAGTGTGGCCGATCCGGACAGCTTCGAGGAGACCGACGCCGCGCTTTCCAGTGTCGACATCCTCAAATTCACCGGTGTCACCAGCTACCCCGAGCGGTTGAAGAATTACCGCAAAAAAACCGGTCTCAATGAGGCCGTGGTCTCCGGCAACTGCCGCATCGACGGCCGCCAGGTTTCGGTCGCGGCGATGGATTTCAATTTTCTGGGCGGCAGCATGGGTTCGGTGGTGGGGGAAAAGATCACCCGCGCCATCGAGCGGGGGGCGGAGCAAAAACTTCCAGTGGTCGTCTTTTCCGCCTCCGGCGGGGCCCGGATGTATGAGGGCATGTTCAGCCTGATGCAACTGGCCAAAACCAGCGCCGCCCTGGCCCGGCTGGCCCAGCGGGGGCAACCTTTCATTTCGGTGTTAACCAACCCCACCATGGCCGGCGTCATGGCCAGCTATGCGTCGCTGGGCGACCTCATCATCGCCGAGCCCAAGGCCATGATCGGCTTTGCCGGGGCCCGGGTGATCAAGGAAACGACCCAGCAGCAATTGCCCAAGGGGTTCCAGACCGCCGAGTTCCTACTCGACCGCGGCCTGATCGACCACATCGTCCCCCGCCGGGATATGCGCGACATGCTGGCCAAGTTTCTGGGTTATCTGGCCGGTTGAGGGGATGTTTCCTCAGCTGGGCCGCATCCGTGCCACATCCCCGAACGGAGCCCCACGGGGTGCATCATTTGATGATTGAATTCAGGATGCGCACAAAACCATGAGTCCCGCGGAAAGCGTCCACTATCTCCTTTCGCTCCAGCCCTCGGGCATCAAACTGGGGCTGGAAAACATGCGCCGTCTCTGCGCGGCCCTCGATCACCCGGAGCGGTCGCTCGCCTGCGTTCACATTGCCGGCACCAACGGCAAGGGGTCGGTGGCCGCCATGCTCGATTCCATCCTCCGCTGCGCCGGCCTGCGCAGCGGCCTCTACACCTCGCCCCACTTGATCGATTTCGGCGAACGCATCCGCGTGGAGGGCAGGCCCATGGCGCCGGAAGTCCTCGCCGCGCGGGTAGGGGAGTTGCGTGTGGTTCTGCAACGATTGGCCGGGGAGGGCTGCAAGCCGACATTCTTTGAGGCCACTACCGCCCTGGCATTCCAGGCCTTCCGCGAAGCCGGAACCGGGGTCGTTGTGCTGGAAACCGGACTGGGCGGCCGTCTCGATTCCACCAACGTGGTGGATCCGGTGGCCTGTGCCATCACCCGCATCGGCATGGATCACCAGGAATACCTCGGGTCCACCCTGGAGGCCATCGCGAAGGAGAAAGCCGGCATCCTCAAGCCCGGGCGGCCGGCAGTGTTGGGGGAAATGCCTGGTGAGGCCATGCGCGTGGTCGAAGCCCGGGCCCGGGAGCTGGATGTTACCTTGGTCCACGCGGGCAATGGGAAGCCGACAGGCTGGAATCGGAGGGAAGGACTGCAAGCCTTCACCTTTGACGGAAGATCATGGGCCACCCGGCTTCCCGGCGCCCACCAAGCGGAGAACGCCGCCGTGGTGCTGGCTATGGTCGGCATTCTGCGCGGGCTCGGGTGGACGATTCCGGATGCCGCCATCACCGCCGGACTGCTTGCCGTTGATTGGCCCGCCCGTTTCGAGATCGTCCGGCACGATCCCCCCCTGGTCATTGACGGCGGACACAATGAGGATGGCATCCGGGCCGCCCTGGCCTTCTGGCAGGAATGTTTCGGAGAAGTCCCCGGACGCATCGTCTTCGCCTCGATGCGCGACAAGGACCTCGACGCCATGGTCGGCCTGCTGGACCGACCGGGCTATTCCATCGATCTGGTGCCGGTGGATTCACCGCGTTGCGCCCCGCCGCATGAACTGGCCGCCCGCTTCCATCAGGCGGCGACCCGTTGCTGGGATCGTCTGGCTGCCTGCCACGCGCAGGTCCGGACCGATCCAGATCCGGCGGGCACTTTGGTGCTGGGCTCGCTTTATCTGGCTGGCGAATGGAAGTCGCTGGACACGGCGCGTCCGCACCAGCTCGGATTGAATGCATGAATCCGGTTCGGGTCATTTTTTTTGATGCCGGCGGGACGTTGATTCACCCGGTCAAACCGGTCGGACATGTGTACGCCGAGGTGGCGCGTCGATTCGGGGTGGAGGCGGACGGGGACCGGCTTCAGCAGGGTTTCAAGCAGGCTTGGAAGGCGCAGAAACCTCGTGATCCCGTGGCGGCTGCCCGGGTCAGTGATGACCGGGCCTGGTGGTGCGGGATCGTCCGCCGTGCCTGGGATGGCCAGGAGCCCCCGGCGGATTTCGAAGCCTATTTCGACGCGGTTTACCGTGATTTCGCCGAGCCATCGCTCTGGTGCGCGTTTCCCGAGGTTGAAGGGGTTGTTGAGCGTTGTGTGAAGTTAGGCTACCGTTGTGCCGTGCTTTCCAACTGGGACCGCCGCCTGCGCACCACGCTGGCCGGCTTCGCCTGGTCCCGTCACTTTGAGGACCTCCTGATTTCCGCGGAAATCGGTTTTGAAAAACCCCACCCGGGGTTCTTCCGGGCGGCTGAGGAGCGGCTGGGCATCAAGGCCGGGGAAGCCATCCTTTGGGGGGACGACCCGGTCTGCGACGGGGAGGGGGCCCGGGGCGCCGGCTGGCGTTCCGCTCTGCTTGACCGACCGAATCGCGACCTGTGCACCCTATTAGAAGAATTGACGGTATCAAATAGGCCTTAATAATTGGCTGCACCTCGCAGGCAGGCTTTGACAACGGGCAAGTAAAATTTAACGTCTCTTATCACCAACCCCCGGCCAACTATTAGTCCACCTTTATGAAAGCGTTCTTCCAGATCCTCACTTCTTCCCTTGGGAAGAAATACATCATGGCGATCACCGGCTTCGGATTGGTGGGTTTCGTCATCATCCACATGCTGGGGAATCTGCAGATCTTCCTCGGAGCGGAAACGCTCAACACCTACGCCAAGCTGCTCAAGTCCAGTGCCGAAGTCCTCTGGGGCTTCCGCCTGGGCCTCCTCGGCATGGCGGTATTGCACATCGTTTGTGCCATCTCCCTGGTCCTGGACAACCGCCGCGCCCGCCCGGCCGGATACGTCAAGGAACGCAACCTTTCCAGCTGGGCCTCCCGCACCATGATCGTCAGCGGCCTCATTGTCTCGGCCTTTGTCATCTACCACATCCTCCATTTCACCGTCCAAGTCACCGACCCGAGCTACCAGAACCTCACCACCGAGCTGCACGGCCAGGAAGTGCA from the Candidatus Methylacidiphilales bacterium genome contains:
- a CDS encoding succinate dehydrogenase cytochrome b subunit; translated protein: MKAFFQILTSSLGKKYIMAITGFGLVGFVIIHMLGNLQIFLGAETLNTYAKLLKSSAEVLWGFRLGLLGMAVLHIVCAISLVLDNRRARPAGYVKERNLSSWASRTMIVSGLIVSAFVIYHILHFTVQVTDPSYQNLTTELHGQEVHDVYRMVIQGFSNPYISAFYILSVGLLSWHLSHGISSMFQSIGLRNQRSARLLDLIALGLSTLIFLGMSSVPAAVLLKIVS
- a CDS encoding acetyl-CoA carboxylase carboxyltransferase subunit alpha; the protein is MSQVVKKITPLEFEKPIVELEKMLEEIKSHTHEHRMDFGADVERLTRKLDQTRRDVYTNLTPWQRVQIVRHPQRPFALDHLAYMCSEFVELHGDRRYGDDRALVGGLATLDGEKVVVIAQQKGRDTRENLMRNFGCAHPEGYRKALRLMQLAHKFHLPIVCLIDTPGAYPGVASEERHVAEAIAVNIRDMFTFEVPIVAAVIGEGGSGGALGIGVADRVVILENAYYSVISPEGCASILWKDRAYAPQAASALKLSAADLLEMGLVDEVVPEPEGGAHRDWEATSNALKATLVKHLAVLKKLSPKQLLDKRYERYRAYGQFEE
- a CDS encoding HAD-IA family hydrolase; amino-acid sequence: MNPVRVIFFDAGGTLIHPVKPVGHVYAEVARRFGVEADGDRLQQGFKQAWKAQKPRDPVAAARVSDDRAWWCGIVRRAWDGQEPPADFEAYFDAVYRDFAEPSLWCAFPEVEGVVERCVKLGYRCAVLSNWDRRLRTTLAGFAWSRHFEDLLISAEIGFEKPHPGFFRAAEERLGIKAGEAILWGDDPVCDGEGARGAGWRSALLDRPNRDLCTLLEELTVSNRP
- a CDS encoding UvrB/UvrC motif-containing protein, which gives rise to MQCTFCKNSEATCHLTKVVNGKAIEVHVCESCIPEIHQADLIDFDVWEAVSKLAASKGMPDPAKMLEPAEEEEISAKSLLMAGSSRGQACTVCGFSSEDLRKTGRLGCPNCYAVFAEMLGDVLNDCQKGLQHSGKVPAAQVGLRKKNLADLLKKAVDDERFEEAALLRDQLKVLEEQA
- a CDS encoding CPBP family intramembrane glutamic endopeptidase, whose protein sequence is MKRFLTGTMAALLALFLWSNLVTYPVWLALDAMGHGDVSFRRVFSRVLMVGAFLLLIPLWRYWKIRGWTALGFQWKPGTLRTALWSFLLGLALVGALALWSAAWGHRVWHPELHVAKSLGHLFSAVSIGFFEETIFRGIFFLAVLSFTPGRMLPWVAVAGSLVFAAMHFFIDVRPPGGTPDWWTVWEMWRHWAASLADPESVCRRGLGLFLAGLVLCATAWRAGHLWAAVGLHAGWVFAIKSVHGLSDHRGGDTLWFTSDLLGGLWAAVFLAVFLALQLSPLARRR
- the rpmG gene encoding 50S ribosomal protein L33 is translated as MRDKVILECTEAKAAGVPASRYFTTRNKKQMTEKVEKKKYNPFLKKHTVHRETK
- a CDS encoding folylpolyglutamate synthase/dihydrofolate synthase family protein encodes the protein MSPAESVHYLLSLQPSGIKLGLENMRRLCAALDHPERSLACVHIAGTNGKGSVAAMLDSILRCAGLRSGLYTSPHLIDFGERIRVEGRPMAPEVLAARVGELRVVLQRLAGEGCKPTFFEATTALAFQAFREAGTGVVVLETGLGGRLDSTNVVDPVACAITRIGMDHQEYLGSTLEAIAKEKAGILKPGRPAVLGEMPGEAMRVVEARARELDVTLVHAGNGKPTGWNRREGLQAFTFDGRSWATRLPGAHQAENAAVVLAMVGILRGLGWTIPDAAITAGLLAVDWPARFEIVRHDPPLVIDGGHNEDGIRAALAFWQECFGEVPGRIVFASMRDKDLDAMVGLLDRPGYSIDLVPVDSPRCAPPHELAARFHQAATRCWDRLAACHAQVRTDPDPAGTLVLGSLYLAGEWKSLDTARPHQLGLNA
- the accD gene encoding acetyl-CoA carboxylase, carboxyltransferase subunit beta, with the protein product MAIFDKPAYGTNRPPVRTKKKEIPQGLWTKCPSCGEVLFNKELEDNLMVCPKCEHHMTLSARARLLSVADPDSFEETDAALSSVDILKFTGVTSYPERLKNYRKKTGLNEAVVSGNCRIDGRQVSVAAMDFNFLGGSMGSVVGEKITRAIERGAEQKLPVVVFSASGGARMYEGMFSLMQLAKTSAALARLAQRGQPFISVLTNPTMAGVMASYASLGDLIIAEPKAMIGFAGARVIKETTQQQLPKGFQTAEFLLDRGLIDHIVPRRDMRDMLAKFLGYLAG